In Gossypium arboreum isolate Shixiya-1 chromosome 6, ASM2569848v2, whole genome shotgun sequence, the following are encoded in one genomic region:
- the LOC108458756 gene encoding solanesyl diphosphate synthase 3, chloroplastic/mitochondrial-like: MALLSHHTLEVAMSGFEYDDVLDFTGTSASLGKGSLSDIRQGVVTAPILFAMEEFPRLKSVIQQGFDNPANVDTALEYLWKNRGIQRSKELAIKHANLVAAAIDSLPESSNIDVTKSRQALINLTRILVTRNK, encoded by the exons ATGGCCCTCTTATCCCATCATACACTCGAAGTTGCAATGTCGGGTTTCGAATACG ACGATGTTCTCGATTTCACAGGCACATCAGCTTCCCTGGGAAAGGGTTCTTTATCTGATATACGGCAG GGAGTTGTAACTGCTCCAATATTATTTGCTATGGAAGAGTTTCCTCGGTTAAAATCGGTGATTCAGCAGGGTTTTGACAATCCTGCTAATGTTGATACC GCTCTAGAGTACCTATGGAAGAATCGTGGAATACAGAGGTCGAAAGAGCTAGCAATAAAGCATGCTAATCTTGTTGCAGCAGCCATTGATTCTTTGCCCGAAAGTAGCAACATCGACGTAACAAAGTCGAGACAAGCACTTATTAATCTCACTCGAATACTCGTCACTAGGAACAAATGA
- the LOC108459430 gene encoding uncharacterized protein LOC108459430, whose translation MEEYWRMCVGVSITQNFPHRKPMENTGFFHKNAAIFMADDHDFSDVFGGPPRSVLCRKFTDDLTQSASFYDDAFGPLDFSSCYSIKGGRSLPAFRIPAKVEGLFSTDIFGSDDDLRRSSWERTESDSSSVMSWEEMSCLRRPDGDDIGLSSYFAPKHTNAVVLNLLNAVILRDITPRRWNSATMVTNQEPSKQQQQIPPFPSTASFYNGNLHLENENRIDNPMKSSSLYRFNKRTSSPETISLEPHSFSSIKISLADDSEFNSPSSLSSCFNQEPETIARVQTNPFSEDEYDDDEDDEDGMSSYVIEINSDFRQSSSEEAVSIDEAIAWAKERYNNTQREHENDQTMQSPLEEKPRKPKAEEEKDQDVKHWSSGNENNIRMLLSTLHNILWENSGWHMIDLTSLAESSQVKKAYQKARLCLHPDKLQQRGATLSQKYVAEKAFSILQDAWSAFISQDVFFNKSTKMQGILESFWEAWNKQGVHGVEGIRAVLKA comes from the exons ATGGAAGAGTATTGGCGAATGTGCGTTGGAGTCTCAATAACCCAAAATTTCCCACATCGAAAACCCATGGAAAACACTGGTTTTTTTCACAAAAACGCCGCCATTTTCATGGCTGATGATCATGATTTCTCCGACGTCTTCGGTGGTCCACCGCGGAGTGTGCTTTGCAGGAAGTTCACTGATGATTTAACCCAATCGGCGTCGTTTTACGATGATGCTTTCGGGCCATTGGATTTCAGTTCGTGTTATTCGATTAAGGGTGGGAGGAGTTTGCCGGCGTTTAGGATTCCGGCCAAAGTGGAAGGGTTGTTCTCCACTGACATTTTCGGGTCAGATGATGATCTCCGGCGATCTAGCTGGGAACGAACCGAGTCGGATTCATCTTCGGTGATGAGTTGGGAGGAAATGAGCTGCCTCCGTCGACCGGACGGTGATGATATCGGACTGTCGTCGTATTTTGCGCCAAAGCACAC aaacgccGTCGTTTTGAATTTGTTGAATGCTGTAATCTTACGTGATATAACTCCACGCAGATGGAACTCGGCAACAATGGTGACAAATCAAGAACcatcaaaacaacaacaacagATACCTCCATTTCCAAGCACTGCTTCGTTTTATAATGGAAATCTTCACTTGGAAAACGAAAACCGTATTGATAATCCGATGAAAAGCTCATCGCTTTATCGTTTCAACAAGCGTACTTCTTCCCCGGAAACCATTAGTTTGGAACCCCATTCTTTTTCAAGCATCAAAATATCATTGGCCGATGATTCGGAGTTCAACTCCCCTTCGTCTCTGTCTTCATGTTTTAATCAAGAACCTGAGACCATAGCCAGAGTCCAGACTAATCCGTTCTCAGAAGATGAATACGATGATGACGAGGATGACGAAGACGGAATGAGTTCTTATGTTATTGAGATAAACTCTGATTTTAGACAAAGTAGCAGTGAAGAAGCAGTTTCAATTGATGAAGCCATTGCTTGGGCAAAAGAGAGATACAACAATACCCAAAGAGAACATGAAAATGATCAAACAATGCAATCTCCATTG GAAGAAAAACCGAGAAAACCGAAAGCCGAAGAAGAAAAAGACCAAGATGTGAAGCATTGGTCATCTGGCAATGAAAATAACATCCGAATGCTCCTTTCAACACTTCATAAT ATTCTATGGGAAAATAGTGGTTGGCACATGATAGATCTCACAAGCCTTGCAGAAAGCTCACAAGTGAAAAAAGCTTATCAAAAAGCAAGGCTATGTCTTCACCCAGACAAACTGCAACAAAGAGGTGCAACATTATCACAAAAATATGTAGCAGAGAAGGCCTTTTCCATCCTCCAG GATGCATGGAGTGCATTCATCTCCCAAGATGTCTTCTTCAACAAGTCAACAAAAATGCAAGGAATTTTGGAATCTTTTTGGGAAGCTTGGAACAAACAAGGAGTCCACGGAGTCGAAGGAATAAGGGCCGTGTTAAAAGCTTAA
- the LOC108459554 gene encoding putative hydrolase C777.06c, whose product MENQKPLQNGNNVAGDDRSRVGDGSALIFLGTGCSSAVPNAMCLIQPSDPPCHVCSQSLSIPPEHNPNYRCNTSLLIDYCSTNGMHNYIIIDVGKTFKEQVLRWFTFHKIPRIDSIVLTHEHADAVLGLDDIRVVQPHSPTNDIDPTAIYLTQYAMDSVASRFPYLVQKKLREGQEVRRVAQLDWRVIEEDYDKPFVASGLKFIPLPVMHGEDYICLGFLFGEKSKVAYISDVSRFPSNTEYVISKSGRGQLDLLILDCLYKKGSHNVHLCLPQTLDALKRICPKRALLIGMTHDFDQHKDNEVLMEWSEREGIHVQLARDGLKVPIDL is encoded by the exons atggaGAACCAAAAGCCGCTCCAAAACGGGAATAATGTGGCCGGCGATGATCGCAGCCGAGTCGGCGATGGATCGGCGTTGATTTTCCTCGGAACAGGTTGCTCCAGTGCCGTTCCGAACGCAATGTGCTTGATCCAGCCCTCCGATCCTCCTTGTCACGTTTGTTCTCAATCCCTCTCTATCCCTCCCGAACATAACCCTAATTACAG GTGTAATACATCTTTGCTTATAGATTATTGTTCGACCAATGGTAtgcataattatattataattgaTGTTGGGAAGACATTCAAGGAGCAAGTTTTGCGATGGTTTACTTTCCACAAGATTCCTCGAATCGATTCC ATTGTTTTGACTCATGAACATGCTGATGCAGTTCTTGGTCTGGATGATATACGTGTTGTGCAACCACATAGTCCTACGAATGATATCGATCCCACTGCAATTTACCTAACTCAATACGCGATGGATAG CGTTGCTTCAAGATTTCCATATTTGGTTCAGAAGAAACTTAGAGAAGGCCAAGAAGTAAGGCGGGTGGCACAACTTGACTGGAGGGTAATTGAGGAAGACTATGACAAGCCATTTGTTGCTTCAGGATTAAAATTCATTCCTTTGCCA GTGATGCATGGAGAAGATTATATTTGTTTAGGTTTTCTTTTTGGTGAAAAGTCTAAAGTGGCTTATATTTCTGATGTCTCACGTTTTCCTTCAAACACAGAGTATG TTATTTCCAAAAGCGGCAGGGGGCAATTGGATCTTCTGATATTGGATTGTTTGTACAAG AAAGGATCCCATAACGTTCACTTATGCTTACCTCAG ACTCTTGACGCTCTAAAGCGGATATGTCCTAAACGAGCTCTATTAATTGGAATGACTCATGATTTTGATCAGCACAAAGACAATGAGGTTCTCATGGAATGGTCTGAGAG GGAAGGAATCCATGTCCAACTTGCACGTGATGGTCTGAAGGTCCCCATAGACCTATAA
- the LOC108460112 gene encoding uncharacterized protein LOC108460112, with amino-acid sequence MSCFVPFNNRNIDISIFAFKPTVVLVDELIESLKRFSVCTENLGCIQSSIFKSIHGNLIIWYGGWMKKSTENKEVLIKTLLSMLTSMSSMAILTQHSFFDSYAGESKDGSNAAKFSNGDIISLNLISSPCFSELQDVTYANLALFRSRFSKMDGATTGVCLKCQTMPMVACLYVWKSLLHCYSWILTSDFRKKELPYLDRFSPSVKYDIFWVVYVQESGGEIKN; translated from the exons atgtcTTGCTTTGTACCTTTCAATAACAGAAATATAGATATATCCATTTTTGCATTTAAGCCAACAGTTGTTCTTGTTGATGAACTCATTGAATCATTGAAACGATTCAGTGTTTGTACTGAAAATCTGGGTTGTATTCAAAGTTCTATTTTCAAGAGCATCCATGGCAATCTG ATCATATGGTATGGAGGATGGATGAAGAAATCTACTGAAAACAAAGAAGTTTTGATTAAAACACTT CTATCAATGTTAACAAGTATGTCAAGCATGGCTATTTTAACTCAACATAGCTTCTTCGATTCATATGCCGGTGAATCAAAAGATGGGTCAAATGCAGCCAAGTTCTCCAATGGAGACATAATCTCCTTGAACCTCATTTCGTCGCCGTGTTTCAGTGAACTACAAGATGTAACCTACGCGAACTTGGCCTTATTCAGGTCACGCTTCTCGAAGATGGATGGTGCGACAACGGGCGTTTGCTTGAAATGCCAAACCATGCCGATGGTAGCTTGCCTTTACGTATGGAAATCTCTCCTCCATTGCTATTCGTGGATCCTTACCTCCGATTTCCGGAAAAAGGAGCTGCCGTACCTTGATCGGTTTTCGCCGAGCGTGAAGTACGACATCTTCTGGGTTGTTTATGTACAAGAAAGTGGCGGAgaaatcaagaattaa